A single genomic interval of Hevea brasiliensis isolate MT/VB/25A 57/8 chromosome 4, ASM3005281v1, whole genome shotgun sequence harbors:
- the LOC110640013 gene encoding histone deacetylase 19: protein METGGNSLPSGPDGVKRKVCYFYDPEVGNYYYGQGHPMKPHRIRMTHALLAHYGLLQHMQVLKPFPARDRDLCRFHADDYVYFLRSITPETQQDQLRQLKRFNVGEDCPVFDGLYSFCQTYAGGSVGGAVKLNHGLCDIAINWAGGLHHAKKCEASGFCYVNDIVLAILELLKQHERVLYVDIDIHHGDGVEEAFYTTDRVMTVSFHKFGDYFPGTGDVRDVGYGKGKYYSLNVPLDDGIDDESYHFLFKPIIGKVMEFFKPGAVVLQCGADSLSGDRLGCFNLSIKGHAECVKFMRSFNVPLLLLGGGGYTIRNVARCWCYETGVALGMEVDNKMPQHEYYEYFGPDYTLHVAPSNMENKNSRQLLDDIRSKLLDNLLKLQHAPSVQFQERPPNTELPEVDEDQDDGDERWDMDYDMDVDDERKSLPSRVKKELVEAEPKDLESQKGIAEHARGFETTTDETAGAKALDVGPMQIDESSLKVEQENLSKTSDQVFTKS from the exons ATGGAGACTGGAGGCAATTCTTTGCCGTCAGGTCCTGATGGGGTGAAGAGAAAGGTTTGCTATTTTTATGACCCGGAGGTGGGCAATTACTATTATGGGCAAGGTCACCCCATGAAGCCGCATCGCATTCGAATGACCCATGCTCTTCTTGCCCACTATGGTTTGCTCCAGCACATGCAGGTCCTTAAGCCCTTTCCTGCCCGAGATAGGGATCTATGCCGCTTCCATGCCGATGATTATGTGTATTTCCTCCGCAGCATTACCCCTGAAACCCAGCAGGACCAGCTCAGGCAGCTCAAGCGCTTTAATGTAGGTGAAGATTGCCCTGTCTTTGATGGCCTCTACTCTTTTTGCCAAACTTATGCTGGTGGCTCTGTTGGTGGTGCTGTCAAATTAAACCATGGTCTTTGTGACATTGCTATCAATTGGGCCGGCGGCCTTCATCATGCTAAGAAGTGTGAAGCTTCTGGCTTTTGCTATGTCAATGACATTGTCCTTGCAATCTTGGAGCTTCTTAAACAGCATGAG CGTGTTCTTTATGTGGATATTGATATTCACCATGGTGATGGTGTGGAGGAGGCATTTTACACCACTGATAGGGTCATGACtgtttcatttcacaaatttggAGATTATTTTCCAGGTACAGGGGATGTACGTGATGTTGGATATGGGAAAGGGAAATACTATTCCCTTAATGTTCCCTTGGATGATGGAATAGACGATGAGAGCTATCATTTCCTTTTTAAACCAATAATTGGAAAAGTAATGGAATTCTTTAAGCCTGGTGCTGTGGTTCTTCAATGTGGCGCTGACTCGTTATCTGGGGATAGATTAGGATGCTTCAATCTTTCAATCAAGGGCCATGCAGAGTGTGTGAAATTCATGAGATCTTTCAATGTCCCATTATTGCTATTGGGTGGTGGTGGTTATACCATTCGGAATGTTGCTCGCTGCTGGTGCTATGAG ACAGGagttgcacttggaatggaagtTGATAACAAGATGCCACAGCATGAGTATTATGAATACTTTGGTCCTGACTATACCCTCCATGTTGCTCCTAGTAATATGGAGAATAAGAATTCGCGTCAATTGCTGGATGATATACGATCCAAGCTTCTTGATAATCTCTTGAAGCTTCAACATGCACCCAGTGTCCAATTTCAGGAAAGACCACCCAATACTGAGCTCCCAGAG GTGGATGAAGATCAGGATGATGGAGATGAGAGATGGGATATGGATTATGACATGGATGTTGATGATGAGCG GAAGTCTTTACCAAGCAGAGTGAAGAAAGAATTAGTTGAGGCTGAGCCGAAAGATCTG GAGAGTCAGAAAGGAATTGCTGAGCATGCTAGAGGCTTTGAAACAACTACAGATGAGACCGCTGGTGCTAAG GCTTTAGATGTGGGTCCAATGCAAATTGATGAATCAAGTTTAAAGGTTGAACAGGAAAATTTGAGCAAGACATCTGATCAAGTGTTCACCAAATCATAA